In Corylus avellana chromosome ca8, CavTom2PMs-1.0, the genomic stretch AAAGCGACTGGTGCTACTTGTGAAATGAATTATGATGCGGGAAGGCAAGAGAGTTAATTTAGTCATTATGATTTGTTCGGTTTGTGGAATAAGTATTTTGTTAGGAAACTAAATATGTATTACtagaaatagaaaatattagAATTGAATACTTGTTCTAATTTAtagtttggtagcaacacatattttataattagaattgaaccacaattactaaaaaaatcatatgattTCTAACTtttccaaaactcaaattaaagaaaaaaaaaaaattgttgaaggtGCGAGGGTGGCTGTGCCACCCAGGCCCTACTGtgggtggattttttttttgaaaaaccttGTCTATTCCTTTAGACAATTCCATTCCAATGGTCTATTCAACAAACCAAGCGGGCCCTTAGTTTTATACTTTTATTAAGTAATTACGCTATGAacatagttttttttcaaattaggttggaagaaatttctcaaacatattttataaaaatggcATGTGTCACTTTTCATATGAGAagcacattttttaaaattgcaaggacaaagttgaaagaaattttattcaaaaagcatATACTTCTCCcatgctatttaaaaaacatgtttttttcaCAGGAAAAGttatatatgtcatttttataaaataggttggaggaattttctccaacccagtttggaagaaaactctgTCCTTACGTTACTAGTGTTAAATATATTAGAAAGCGAAAGGAGggagaaaatagagagagagagagagtggaagcatataaggactacattgtattgactagTTTATATTCTCTTCTATATTATGATATGTTTACATAACTCTTTATttataaagagagaagaagtagtgggcaagaaaccctaaactaaaccctaaaatctataaggaaacataataaagtataataatatcaaatactCTAAcaattagtatttaatttttaagagtgttGATATTTTGTAATTCGGGTTTGGCCAAAAgtcaattatattatatttagggttttgtttaaagtttattttaagtgttttgtattgctaTGGAAATATTAAAATGGATGAATTAAAcggatttttttctttgatgtgACTCCTTGAGACTTTACCAAACTTTCCTATGTATCTTCAAATTGTGTGTTGGATCGATTCTTTGATTATTTCATCTGAAAATTAGTTGGCTTCTAGTAAGAGAATGCAAAGTTTTTTATAACATTTGAAATCGCATCTCATATGTTATAATAGCCTCTATGTGAGCAAAGCAGCACCTATGTACATCAATAGTGTAAttcaatcattttcttctttcccttcctCTTGAGTTGTGCTGCTGAATCCCTTGAGAGCTTCTCACTAAGTAACAAAGTTGTGTGGCTGAAACGACCATGGAGTAGCCCAGATATATTGAAACTCCTTCCTTAATGCATGCAGGGCCGTAGTTCATTGAGCTTCCTCAGAATATCAGAAGCAGGAGAAAGAAgagttcaaaagaaaaacatggaaGTGGTATACCCTCTTTCTGCTGAAAATGATGCAACTGGTATAAtaccccctctctctctctctctctctgatttttGGTGACTTGCTTCATGTTCTTTAGTGTATTAATAATTGTCAAGAAGTATCGAAAGTAGTGGATTCTGATGCTGCGACTTGGACACATTTGGAGTTGGCAATTTAAATTTCGCAACAATGTACAACTTGCAAGTTCAATTCTAATATTGCAACCAACAGTTTTTCCTGAATATCTTTTACAATAAGCAGATGTGTATGAACACCGACTTACCAATAGAACTGTATGAAAAAGATGCATGGCCAGAATTCTTGCTTGCATTTCAAACATgtatttttgagttaaaatttattaatgttttaaaataaacataaaggttaaatattaaattagtcCATGgggtttcattactttattttttccttcctaaggtttcatttttatcacaagaagttcctgtggttttgataatagaccaagttagtcctccgtcagttgaccgttagttgacttaacggaattccacatggactaatcaaatgttgacacgtggcacctacttattactattatttttttaaaattaaaaaaaaaaaaacaaaaaaaaattgggggtggccgttttttaaatacatttcttttttaatttaaaaaaaaaattaagtaagtgtCACGTGTCATCATTTGATTTGTCAACGTAGAATtccattaagtcaactaacggtcaactgacggaggactaacttagtctattatcaaaaccacaaggacctcctgtgataaaaatgaaaccttaggggtagaaaaaatgaagtaatgaaaccacatggactaatttagtatttaaccctaaacttAAAAACCAGCATGATGGAATACTCATTTTGGGATTACGTTGGAAAGTAAAGTTTTTATAATCAAAAATAGCTTTATAGcaaaagctttaattttttttaaaaaaatttaaaaattgcgttttgataatttttatagtaaaaaaatcaaataaatacttttaaatttgagaaagcCTAGGCTTCATTTTCCTGATCATATCTCAAtcatctccatatatatatatatatatatatatatatataaaagagaatgaGGCTTAACATTtgtctttaatttattttatttttatcaaaaatgttaacatttctctctctatctctctctgatTTAGTATGAATTGTCGAAAAGTATCGAAAGTAGTTTATTAATTAGGATTAGATTTGGAAATTTTAGAATTACGCTACTGCGCATGCAAAACGCTCTAGACCTATGATTGAATAAATAACTATTAACAAAAAAGTATCACAATataatgttttcttctttatctttatttttattttagaaatcGTACGATCAACTAGAGATCTCCCACCAGCTCATTATATATTTCGAATCCAGAATTTCTCATTACTCTTAGAGATGAAACAGGAAAAATGTGACTTTGGCCAGTTTGAAGTTGGCAGCTACCAATGGTGTGTCTTGACGACCCCATCTCCTTTCagctgttttgtttttttccccttcctttttctcataaaaatatcTGCATTTTTTCCATGTCTAGGAGATTGGTACTCTACCCAAATGGGAAAACGAATAGTAATGGCAATGGTCACATTTCTCTATATTTGGGAATAGCAGGTACCAATGATCTTTCACTTGGGTGGGAGGTTAATGTGAACATAAGATTCTTTGTGTATGATCAAATCCGAGACAAGTACCTGAGTGTTCAAGGTACCTGTGCCCAAAACTTAGTTTTTATAGTAtactctttcttcttcttttttttttcttttttttttttttttcctaatctaTAGTATACTTTTTTACTCCATGATTAATATTAGATTTAGAGCATATTTGgaattacgtttgagaaatagaacttttaagtcaaaatgcGCTTTTTAGCAAAGATgagtgctacacatcccaaattttctttccaaaagttAGTTCCAAAATAATGTGTCATCAtttcatgaaatttattattttgggaagtgtaTCACCAAATCATGAGATGataacacatcatttgggaaccaacttttgggaagaaaattcaGGATGAGTAGTATTTCTCTTtagcaaaagctttatttttaagcttttgcgaAAAGttcgttttggctatttttaggctttttagacccttaaaagtacttttaattttttttaccaaacgattacttttttcttcaaacgagctttttgagtattaaacgcatttttaggctcctcaaacgcaatcccaaacagatcCTTAGAGTTGAGTTTAAGTTTAAAGCTCTACTTGCAATTTGTCCATTAGGATATTACATTGCTAATATATTTATGTTGAAATTATTATATGTGAGTTTACAATTGCTTGTGAACCTCGACAACTCAGATGCAAATGGGAGAGTAAGACGCTTTCATAATTTGAAGACCGAATGGGGATTTGCCCAGTTGCTTTCCCATGAGACTCTCAATGATCTATCAAATGGCTATCTTGTTGATGACACGTGTGTCTTTGGGGTGGAAGTTTTTGTTATTAAAGCTACTGGTAAAGGGGAGAGTTTGTCTATGATAAATAAGcctcaaaaaaattatttcacttGGAAGATTGACAAGTTTGCTGACTTGAAAGATGAAGTTTCTTACTCAGAGCAATTCACTGTTGAAGGTCGAAAATGGTATGATTGGAGTTTTGCTCTTTTTTATCAATATCAAGTAGGTTAACTTATTATGTTAGTTCACAacctttatgtttatatcttggATATAGGAAGTTGCAACTCTATCCGAAAGGAATTGGAAGAGAATCAATCCCATTCTTGTCTCTCTTTCTCGTTCCGGATGGTTCAAAAAGTCTTTCATCTAACAGAAAAGTGTACGCAAAATACAAGTTACGTATAAGGGACCAAATCAATAGTAATCACCTTGAAAAGACAGGTCCGTTCTCTTGACTTCACAACAATATGCTCGtaactttcatttcttttttaccGAAACATAAGAcaattcttttgaaaatttacatGAAAAACCAATCGAAGAAAATCTAATAATATGACAAACTCTTACCTTACAGTGGAGTACTGGTTCTCTGATGACAACACTGGTTATGGTTTCCCCAACTTTTTGGCACTAAGAGATCTCACCGACACATCAAAGGGCTACTTGATTGCTGATACTTTGTTCATTGAATGCAAAATTGATGTCATATCCGCCGTTAagaatttctcctcaaattaatattatgtttaaATTGGATaagtataataatcaaataaccTAGTTGCTTTATATCCATTTTTAGTCCATTTCCTTTTATCATTTCATTTATGTTTATTCaagatattaaattttttattgtttaagtTTATCAATAGATGTATGTTAGTCATCATTTTCTCAATTatctttcaattattattattattattatttttacaaatctaataaatttattatttaatttataaatttatgtgagtttcatacaaatttaatgatgaattcACTCATTTATTATAcgaaagtaaataaaaaaatagaatgaaaaataatttttctaattaataagTGGTACGATTGAGGCCTATATATCTATCATTGTAATCAAACAATTCAGACTATGCAAGtatggatccggcttacatgctgttattaaaataacagcatgtatgctgtagttgaatcaacggtcaagattgaattttaaagttgacttatttttataagcatttaataagagagaaaaaatgaaaaagaaattttgaaaaattcaatcttgaccattgattCAACTACATCATACATCCATTGAGATGCGTGTTGAGTGTTTGATTTTAGTGACCGACTAAAAGACT encodes the following:
- the LOC132190998 gene encoding uncharacterized protein LOC132190998, translating into MEVVYPLSAENDATEIVRSTRDLPPAHYIFRIQNFSLLLEMKQEKCDFGQFEVGSYQWRLVLYPNGKTNSNGNGHISLYLGIAGTNDLSLGWEVNVNIRFFVYDQIRDKYLSVQDANGRVRRFHNLKTEWGFAQLLSHETLNDLSNGYLVDDTCVFGVEVFVIKATGKGESLSMINKPQKNYFTWKIDKFADLKDEVSYSEQFTVEGRKWKLQLYPKGIGRESIPFLSLFLVPDGSKSLSSNRKVYAKYKLRIRDQINSNHLEKTVEYWFSDDNTGYGFPNFLALRDLTDTSKGYLIADTLFIECKIDVISAVKNFSSN